ACCTTTCAGGAGTACCAGCTGGGCTGCGGCAGTTCGCCGGTGAGGACGTGGCGGCCGATCTCGCGGCGCTTGTAGGCGACCGGGTCATGGAGGGTGTGCGTGCGGACGTTGCGCCAGAAGCGGTCGAGGCCCTCGGCGGAGGCGGAGGCGGTGGCGCGGGCGCCGGTCACCTCGAACTCGCCGCGGGCCCGCTCGGTGACCGCGTCCGGGTCGAAGCCGTTGTTCTCGGCGAGGACGGCCAGTTCGCGGTTGTGGTCGTAGCTCCAGTCGGTGCGCTGCTCGATAGTGCTGGTGACCAGGCCGCCGCTGACGTTCGGCACCCAGTAGGCGAAGCGGACGGGATCGGATCCGGGCGGTACGGGCATGGGGAACTCCTGGCATGACTGCGCACGCGAAAAGGCGCGTGCGTGACAGGGAAATGTGCTCAGTGATCGGGATTCAGGCGTGCGGGAACGCGGACCCGGGAAAAGCCGAAATCACGAACCGAAATCACGGCGGAAGTCGGCCGCGGTGAAATGGGCGAAGAGAGAGCGGCGCGCGTGCGAGGGTTTCCTCGGAGGCTGAGCTGGTGCGTTCAGACCAGGCAGCGACAGCAGGAGCTGGAGACACGCGCGAGGTCGACGTGGCGTCGCCGCGTGAGGTCCTGTCGCTTCATGTCATCGATCAAAGCAGCGGGGAGTCCGGCTGGTCAAGAATGCCCGTACGTGATTCCACATGCTGAGAGTCGGTATTCACGAGGTTGTGACAGGGATTCCCTTGGACGCGGTGCGCGACGGGCGGCACGCGCACCGCATCAGCCGCATGGTCCGGCTCGGCACGGTGAACACGGCCACCGTGACGCTGGTCATCCCGACGGTGCGGGAGTTCCGGGCCGCGCACCCGGTCACCCAGGTCGAGTTGGTCGGGGCACAGCAGTCCGAGATCCATCGGGGGCTGCTGGAGGGCGCGTTCGATCCGGGGCTGGTGAACTATCTCAAGGGCGACGACATGGCCGAGCCGCTGGTGGTGATGCGGTCCGGCTACGTCATGCACCGTTTCCTGCACCGGCTGCTCGACGGGCGTACGCCGTCCTTCTCCTACTCCACCGACGACGTGCTGCTGGTGGTGCAGCGCCGCCATTCGGGCTCGGCCCCCCGGGCGGTCCGAGACTGCACGAGCTGTTCGTGCGCAACGCCCGTGCGTTCGAGGCCGCTTGAGGACGCCCGCTACACGCTGGTCTTGGGCAGACCCGGCGGGTTGATCTCCGACTTGGTCACGGCCTCGTCGGACAGACCCCAGCGCCGCAGCACCTTCGCGTACGTCCCGTTCTCGATGACATGGTTGAGTGCGTCGGCGAGCGGCTTCACCAGGCCGCTGTCCTTCTTGGTGGTGGCCGCGATGAGCCCCTGGAGGGTGGCGCCGGCGCCGGAGTAGGTGCCGACGACCTCCGTCCTTCCGGTGGTGGCCGCGTGGTAGGCGGCGGTCGGGTGGGGGCCGAGGTAGAGGTCGATACGGCCGGACTGGAGCGCGAGGTAGGTGTCGCTGTCGTTCTGGTAGTACTTGATGTCCACCGGCCCCCGGCCGGCCTTCTCGTTCTCCTTGCTCCACTCGACCAGCAGCTTCTCCTGGTTGGTGCCGCTGCCCACGGCGACGGTCCGGCCCGCCACGTCCGCGGGCCCGGTGACCTCCAGGCCGCTGCCCTTCTTCGCCTCGAAGGCCAGGTTGTCCTCGCGGTAGGTGGCGAAGTCGTACTTCTCCTCGCGCTCCTCGGTGACGGTGATGTTGCTGAAACCGGCGTCGTACTTGGCGCTGTCGAGGCCGACGAAGATGTTCTCCCAGGACACGGTGTTGATGTCCGCCTTGAGACCGAGAACGTCGGCGACCAGGTGGGCGAGGTCCGGCTCGACGCCGATGACGGTCTTGTTGTCGGTGGCGTAGAAGGTCAGCGGCGCGGCGGAGCCGGACGAGGCGACGAGTTCCAGGGTGCCTCTGTTGCGGATCTTCTCCGGGACCTCGGCGGCTATGGCGTCGACCTTGCCGGTGGTGATGCGGTCCTGGTCGGGACTGAGGTTGATCCTCGTCCTGGCGCCCGAGGTGGCCGCGACCTCGGTGGTGCCGCCGTCGGTGGGGTTGGCGCAGGCGGTGAGAACGAGGGCGGAGGCGAGTCCGAGCGCGGCTGTGACGGTGCGGCGGCGGGCGGGGCTGGTGGTCACGGTCGTACTCCTTGCGTGCGGACCAGGGGGTGAGGGTGGTGGGTCGGAGGACCTTGGATCACAGGACCTTGGAGAGGAAGGCGCGGGTGCGTTCCTGGCGCGGGTTGTCCAGGACGGCCAAGGGCGGCCCCTGCTCCACGACGACTCCGTCGTCCATGAACACCACGGTGTCGGCGACCTCGCGGGCGAAGCCGATCTCATGGGTCACGACGATCATGGTGGTGCCGGTGCCTGCCAAGTCCTTGATGACGTCGAGGACTTCGCCGACCAGTTCCGGGTCGAGTGCCGAGGTCGGCTCGTCGAAGAGCAGCACCTTCGGTTCGAGGGCGAGCGCGCGGGCGATCGCCACGCGCTGCTGCTGGCCGCCGGAGAGCTGCCGGGGGTAGGCGTCGGCCTTGTCGGCGAGCCCGACCCGGTCGAGGAGCCGGCGGGCGGTTTCCTCCGCCTCCTTGCGCGGGCGGCGCAGCGCGGAGACGGGGGCCTCGACGAGGTTGTCCAGGACGGTCAGATGCGGGAAGAGGTTGAAGTTCTGGAAGACGAACCCGATGTTGGTTCGCTGCTTCAGAACGTCCTTCTCCTTCAGCTCGTGCAGCTTGTTCCCGGCGCGGCGGTAGCCGATGAGTTCGCCGTCGATGCTGATCCAGCCGCGGTCGACCTTCTCCAGGTGGTTGATGGTGCGCAGCAGTGTGGACTTCCCCGAGCCGGACGGGCCGAGGATCACGGTCACGTCGCCGGCGGGGACCAACAGGTCGACCCCGCGCAGCACCTGGAGGGCACCGAAGCTCTTGTGGACGCCGTGGACGTCCACCATGACGGCACTCATGAGCTCTCCTTCGTCACGAAGCGCCGGGCGCGCTGGAGCGGTGTGGGCGGCGGGGTGCGGTCGGCGCCGCGGGCGTAGCGGCGCTCCACGTAGTACTGGGCGACCGACAGCAGGGAGGTGAGGAGGACGTACCAGGCAGTGGCGACCAGCAGCAACGGGATCACTCGGCCGTTGCGGCCGTAGATCACCTGGAC
Above is a window of Streptomyces sp. DT2A-34 DNA encoding:
- a CDS encoding putative leader peptide, whose protein sequence is MKRQDLTRRRHVDLARVSSSCCRCLV
- a CDS encoding ABC transporter substrate-binding protein, with translation MTTSPARRRTVTAALGLASALVLTACANPTDGGTTEVAATSGARTRINLSPDQDRITTGKVDAIAAEVPEKIRNRGTLELVASSGSAAPLTFYATDNKTVIGVEPDLAHLVADVLGLKADINTVSWENIFVGLDSAKYDAGFSNITVTEEREEKYDFATYREDNLAFEAKKGSGLEVTGPADVAGRTVAVGSGTNQEKLLVEWSKENEKAGRGPVDIKYYQNDSDTYLALQSGRIDLYLGPHPTAAYHAATTGRTEVVGTYSGAGATLQGLIAATTKKDSGLVKPLADALNHVIENGTYAKVLRRWGLSDEAVTKSEINPPGLPKTSV
- a CDS encoding amino acid ABC transporter ATP-binding protein, with protein sequence MSAVMVDVHGVHKSFGALQVLRGVDLLVPAGDVTVILGPSGSGKSTLLRTINHLEKVDRGWISIDGELIGYRRAGNKLHELKEKDVLKQRTNIGFVFQNFNLFPHLTVLDNLVEAPVSALRRPRKEAEETARRLLDRVGLADKADAYPRQLSGGQQQRVAIARALALEPKVLLFDEPTSALDPELVGEVLDVIKDLAGTGTTMIVVTHEIGFAREVADTVVFMDDGVVVEQGPPLAVLDNPRQERTRAFLSKVL